Proteins encoded together in one Salarchaeum sp. JOR-1 window:
- the ggt gene encoding gamma-glutamyltransferase: MEFEYPWAFESRRSAVHARNGMVATSHPVAAQAGLSVLQDGGNAADAAVATAAVLNVVEPNMTGVGGDAFALTQFGDEYQALNASGPAPAAADVETYRERTDATDESGDPAMPEDGGLPVTVPGALAGWDALAERYGTRSLAALLGPAVEYAREGVPVSEFVARQFAQAAPRIRAYDETADTFLDEEGEPYEAGDTLRNPAFADTLERIQDEGIDALYGGPIGEDVVETVREHGGELAVSDLESYRPEWTDPISTEYGGLEVLEHPPNGQGTVALEALNVASEFDLPDDPTNPDRLHHLIEAVKIAFADGHEHITDPDNYDVPLETMLSREYAAERAGEIGHRASVREAKAGDHADTVYLTVVDGDGNAVSFINSIYMNFGSALTTGGFALQNRGHSFSLDPDHANSLEPGKRPFHTIIPAMLREDGEFRASWGVMGGSMQPQGHLQVVANLDASMNPQTALDAPRFRWLENNQVALETNRIPEAVVTDLEGRGHRVIEEDEFFEAGGHWGGGQVVWRDDDGTLVGGSDPRKDGQAVGF; this comes from the coding sequence ATGGAGTTCGAGTACCCCTGGGCGTTCGAGTCGCGGCGGTCGGCCGTGCACGCGCGAAACGGGATGGTGGCGACCAGTCATCCCGTCGCCGCGCAGGCCGGCCTGTCCGTGCTTCAGGACGGCGGGAACGCGGCGGACGCGGCGGTCGCGACCGCGGCCGTGTTGAACGTCGTGGAACCGAACATGACGGGTGTCGGCGGGGACGCGTTCGCGCTCACGCAGTTCGGCGACGAGTACCAGGCGCTGAACGCGAGCGGCCCCGCGCCCGCCGCCGCGGACGTCGAGACGTACCGCGAGCGCACCGACGCCACCGACGAGAGCGGCGACCCGGCGATGCCCGAGGACGGCGGCCTCCCCGTCACGGTTCCCGGCGCGCTCGCGGGCTGGGACGCGCTCGCGGAGCGCTACGGCACCCGCAGCCTCGCCGCGCTCCTCGGACCCGCAGTCGAGTACGCTCGCGAGGGCGTGCCCGTGAGCGAGTTCGTCGCCCGCCAGTTCGCGCAGGCCGCCCCCCGAATCCGGGCGTACGACGAGACCGCGGACACCTTCCTCGACGAAGAGGGAGAGCCGTACGAGGCCGGCGACACCCTCCGAAACCCCGCGTTCGCTGACACCCTCGAACGAATCCAGGACGAGGGAATCGACGCGCTCTACGGCGGCCCTATCGGTGAAGATGTCGTGGAGACCGTGCGCGAACACGGCGGCGAACTCGCCGTCTCTGACCTCGAATCCTACCGTCCGGAGTGGACCGACCCAATCAGCACCGAGTACGGCGGCCTGGAAGTCCTCGAACACCCCCCGAACGGCCAGGGAACGGTCGCGCTCGAAGCGCTCAACGTCGCGAGCGAGTTCGACCTCCCCGACGACCCGACGAACCCCGACCGCCTCCACCACCTCATCGAGGCCGTCAAGATAGCGTTCGCGGACGGCCACGAGCACATCACCGACCCCGACAACTACGACGTTCCGCTGGAGACGATGCTCTCCCGGGAGTACGCGGCGGAGCGAGCCGGCGAAATCGGCCACCGCGCGAGCGTCCGCGAAGCGAAGGCGGGCGACCACGCCGACACCGTCTACCTCACCGTCGTGGACGGCGACGGCAACGCCGTCTCGTTCATCAACTCCATCTACATGAACTTCGGGAGCGCGCTCACCACGGGCGGATTCGCGCTCCAGAACCGCGGCCACTCGTTCAGCCTCGACCCCGACCACGCGAACAGCCTCGAACCCGGCAAGCGCCCGTTCCACACCATCATCCCCGCGATGCTCCGCGAGGACGGCGAGTTCCGCGCGTCCTGGGGCGTGATGGGAGGCTCGATGCAGCCGCAGGGCCACCTCCAGGTCGTCGCGAACCTCGACGCGAGCATGAACCCGCAGACGGCGCTCGACGCGCCCCGGTTCCGGTGGCTGGAGAACAATCAGGTCGCCCTCGAAACGAACCGGATTCCCGAGGCGGTGGTGACCGACCTCGAAGGCCGCGGCCACCGCGTCATCGAGGAGGACGAGTTCTTCGAGGCGGGCGGCCACTGGGGCGGCGGACAGGTCGTCTGGCGGGACGACGACGGCACGCTCGTCGGCGGGTCGGATCCGAGAAAGGACGGGCAGGCGGTCGGGTTCTAA
- a CDS encoding acyl-CoA dehydrogenase family protein, with product MDFSIPDEHRMIRDTVREFCEEEIEPIAQDIEDEHRFPAEIFDALADLDMLGVPVSEDYGGLGADYLTYSLVAEELGRVSGSIGLSYVAHTSLASKPIELFGTDEQKERWLRPLAEGDYLGSWALTEPGSGSDASDMDTTAERDGDGYVLNGTKQFITNASVAGSVLVKAVTDPGAGYDGISTFIVDPDEDDGFEVTTEWEKMGLNASPTCEILLDDLYVPDDRLLGEEGEGWKQTMKTLDGGRISIAALSTGLAEGAYQAAHSYAQEREQFGKPISKFDAIRDKIVNMYRRTERARLLTHKAATEYDKGNSVSTESALAKLDASEAARKNAEDAVQTLGGYGYTTDFAPQRFYRDAKLMEIGEGTSEIQHVVLGRELGL from the coding sequence ATGGATTTCAGCATCCCCGACGAACACCGGATGATTCGGGACACCGTCCGCGAGTTCTGCGAGGAGGAAATCGAACCCATCGCACAAGACATCGAGGACGAGCACCGCTTCCCCGCGGAGATATTCGACGCGCTCGCCGACCTCGACATGCTCGGCGTTCCCGTCTCCGAGGACTATGGGGGATTGGGTGCGGACTACCTCACGTATTCGCTCGTCGCAGAGGAGCTCGGCCGCGTCTCCGGCTCTATCGGATTGTCCTACGTCGCGCACACCAGCCTCGCATCGAAGCCCATCGAGCTGTTCGGCACCGACGAGCAGAAGGAGCGCTGGCTCCGCCCGCTCGCGGAGGGCGACTACCTCGGGTCGTGGGCGCTCACCGAACCCGGAAGCGGGAGCGACGCGAGCGACATGGACACCACCGCCGAACGCGACGGTGACGGCTACGTTCTCAACGGAACGAAGCAGTTCATCACGAACGCCTCGGTCGCCGGGTCGGTGCTCGTGAAGGCCGTGACGGATCCCGGGGCGGGCTACGACGGCATCTCCACGTTCATCGTCGACCCCGACGAGGACGACGGGTTCGAGGTCACGACCGAGTGGGAGAAGATGGGGCTCAACGCCTCTCCGACCTGCGAAATCCTCCTCGACGACCTCTACGTTCCCGACGACCGACTGCTCGGCGAGGAAGGCGAGGGGTGGAAGCAGACGATGAAGACGCTCGACGGCGGCCGTATCTCCATCGCCGCGCTCTCCACCGGCCTCGCCGAAGGCGCGTACCAGGCCGCGCACTCCTACGCGCAGGAGCGCGAGCAGTTCGGCAAGCCGATTTCGAAGTTCGACGCCATCCGCGACAAAATCGTGAACATGTACCGCCGCACCGAACGCGCCCGCCTCCTCACGCACAAGGCCGCGACCGAGTACGACAAGGGCAACAGCGTGAGCACGGAGTCCGCGCTCGCGAAACTCGACGCGTCCGAGGCCGCGCGGAAGAACGCCGAGGACGCCGTCCAGACCCTCGGCGGCTACGGCTACACCACCGACTTCGCCCCCCAGCGCTTCTACCGCGACGCCAAACTCATGGAGATTGGGGAAGGAACGAGCGAAATCCAGCACGTGGTTCTGGGTCGCGAACTCGGCCTCTGA